A genomic stretch from Sulfurimonas sediminis includes:
- a CDS encoding CDP-alcohol phosphatidyltransferase family protein: MKFLWTPSSHFNLANMFTFVNITAGLLATYFITQNNFTLAIILAWIGGAFDIFDGKIARKYKLSNEFGVQLDSFADFLSFVLVPVFLIFQASYAPSLHGFWLLLAAISSIYYVISGLRRLIHFNLHTDAGAVDKYFTGVPTPLGAILLWLVYLLNAYEILPAYGVIVCMLLIGWSLNSTVKVKHP; encoded by the coding sequence ATGAAATTTTTATGGACACCCTCTTCTCACTTCAACCTCGCAAATATGTTTACCTTTGTCAACATCACAGCAGGACTCCTTGCAACTTATTTTATCACACAGAACAACTTTACTTTGGCGATAATTTTGGCATGGATAGGCGGTGCTTTTGATATATTTGACGGAAAAATTGCCAGAAAGTATAAGCTGTCCAATGAGTTTGGTGTGCAGCTTGACAGCTTTGCAGATTTTTTAAGTTTTGTACTTGTGCCTGTATTTTTGATTTTTCAAGCCTCTTATGCACCCTCTTTACATGGATTTTGGCTGCTTTTAGCGGCAATTTCCAGTATATACTATGTGATTTCGGGACTGCGCCGTCTTATTCATTTTAATTTGCATACCGATGCAGGCGCAGTTGACAAGTATTTTACAGGCGTACCTACCCCGCTTGGAGCGATTCTTCTTTGGCTTGTCTATCTGCTCAATGCCTATGAAATTCTACCGGCATACGGAGTTATTGTTTGTATGTTGCTTATCGGGTGGAGTTTGAATTCTACTGTAAAAGTAAAACATCCGTAG
- a CDS encoding OprD family outer membrane porin — MLKIIRFSILYFSFTALLSAAEHTSVNEKRLHSVRKNIDKEALMQVKKVSATNNIEHMFEDARISGQLRTMFAGYEQKEQNVENNYATAVGGKLKYELAELQGFNAGAAVYISHDLGFATGEGIRHNSELSSGDGSYTQLAEAYINYKYKAFNIRAGRQILDTPLADSDDIRMISNTFEAYVASYSDGGLEMMAGNIQSWQGVDAGLDTPWEKTGSRGTNFGGLSYHDVWELNLWYYNITDVTNAFYFDGGIQYHFNEDMILHCVLQYLNETELASSAYDTTIYGGLFEFVVKGISLSIAYDKSLNKAATASFSGFGGGTLFSSMDTLILDDIADDRDAHAFVSSIGYTTDVFTLLYAYGDFKGNANSLGVKAHIIEQDVSLEYNIDNELLFACVYSMQKDKENFVNTDHDWNRIQFMVNYNF, encoded by the coding sequence ATGCTAAAAATTATTAGATTCAGTATATTATATTTTTCTTTTACAGCATTGCTGAGTGCTGCCGAACACACATCAGTCAATGAGAAACGTCTTCACTCTGTAAGAAAAAATATAGACAAAGAGGCTTTGATGCAGGTGAAAAAAGTTTCTGCAACAAATAATATTGAACATATGTTTGAAGATGCCAGAATCTCAGGTCAGCTTAGGACCATGTTTGCCGGATATGAGCAAAAAGAACAAAATGTGGAGAATAATTATGCGACTGCAGTTGGCGGCAAATTAAAGTATGAGTTGGCAGAGTTGCAGGGTTTTAATGCGGGTGCGGCTGTTTACATATCACATGATCTTGGCTTTGCAACAGGTGAGGGGATTCGGCACAACAGTGAACTCTCTTCAGGTGACGGCAGTTATACGCAGCTTGCCGAGGCATATATAAATTATAAATATAAAGCGTTTAATATAAGGGCAGGACGCCAGATTTTAGACACCCCATTGGCCGACAGTGATGATATACGTATGATAAGTAATACTTTTGAAGCGTATGTTGCATCTTATTCGGATGGCGGCTTGGAGATGATGGCCGGGAATATTCAGTCATGGCAGGGAGTTGATGCCGGACTGGATACTCCATGGGAAAAGACGGGTAGCCGAGGGACAAATTTTGGCGGTCTGAGTTATCATGATGTATGGGAATTAAATCTTTGGTATTATAATATTACAGATGTTACAAATGCATTTTATTTTGATGGAGGGATTCAGTACCATTTTAATGAGGATATGATACTTCACTGTGTTTTGCAGTATTTAAATGAAACAGAGTTGGCTTCAAGTGCTTATGACACTACGATTTACGGCGGATTGTTTGAATTTGTAGTAAAGGGAATCAGTTTGAGCATTGCCTATGATAAATCTTTAAACAAAGCTGCCACAGCAAGTTTTAGCGGATTTGGCGGAGGCACACTTTTTAGCAGTATGGATACCCTCATATTGGATGATATTGCGGATGACAGGGATGCACATGCTTTTGTATCCTCAATTGGTTATACAACAGATGTTTTTACTCTCTTATATGCCTACGGTGATTTTAAAGGAAATGCAAACAGTTTGGGTGTGAAAGCACATATAATAGAACAGGATGTAAGTTTAGAGTATAATATAGACAATGAATTATTGTTTGCATGTGTATACAGTATGCAAAAAGATAAAGAAAACTTTGTAAATACAGACCATGACTGGAATCGTATACAGTTTATGGTTAATTATAATTTTTAA
- a CDS encoding FeoA family protein: MKKLIDCEKGEKVKVLKLATNYDLKQRLISFGIMKDTQLQVLEHAPRKKTIEVKVGKMRIALRAEEAELIEVETI; the protein is encoded by the coding sequence ATGAAAAAATTAATAGACTGCGAAAAAGGCGAAAAAGTAAAGGTTTTAAAGTTGGCAACAAATTATGACTTGAAACAAAGACTTATCTCCTTTGGAATTATGAAAGATACACAACTGCAGGTATTAGAACATGCCCCGCGAAAAAAAACGATAGAAGTAAAAGTCGGAAAAATGCGAATTGCCTTACGTGCCGAAGAAGCAGAACTTATTGAGGTTGAAACAATATGA